One Pectobacterium polaris DNA window includes the following coding sequences:
- a CDS encoding alkene reductase has product MDKLFTSFIVGDTALTNRIAMAPMTRSRARQGDTADELTATYYQQRASAGLIITEGAQISVQGQGYLFTPGIYNDEQVKGWEKTTRAVHERNGKIFIQLWHVGRISHTSLQNDGNAPVSSVAVRAQHSTCYAWDENGQPGPVPVTTPRALTKTEITSVVQDYVTAAENAIRAGFDGIEIHAANGYLLEQFINGGLNTRDDEYGGASIENRLRFVLEVTDAVSRAIGSEKTGIRLAPFGRLFDMHAFEGEEETWLQLANKLGERALAYVHLSDQKTLGQQAIPDGFVEKFRAAYDGTLVIAGGFDKQSAEAYLQEGKADLIAFGRPYIANPDLAERMAHDWPLNDVNRATMYGGTEEGYTDYPFYSDAADNKK; this is encoded by the coding sequence ATGGACAAATTATTTACCTCATTCATCGTCGGCGATACGGCACTCACTAACCGTATTGCGATGGCACCGATGACCCGATCTCGCGCACGCCAGGGCGACACCGCTGACGAACTGACGGCGACCTATTACCAGCAGCGCGCCTCCGCCGGGCTGATTATTACCGAAGGCGCGCAGATCTCCGTTCAGGGTCAGGGCTATCTTTTTACGCCGGGCATTTATAACGACGAGCAGGTGAAAGGCTGGGAAAAAACGACGCGAGCCGTTCACGAGCGCAATGGCAAAATCTTCATTCAGCTCTGGCACGTCGGCCGCATTTCTCATACCAGTTTGCAGAATGATGGCAATGCGCCGGTCAGTTCCGTTGCCGTCAGAGCACAGCATTCAACCTGCTACGCCTGGGATGAAAACGGTCAGCCCGGCCCTGTGCCGGTCACAACCCCGCGCGCGCTGACAAAAACTGAGATTACATCCGTGGTACAGGATTACGTCACCGCCGCAGAGAATGCCATCCGTGCAGGGTTTGACGGCATTGAAATCCATGCGGCCAATGGCTATCTGCTGGAACAGTTCATCAATGGCGGACTGAATACCCGTGATGATGAATACGGCGGCGCATCTATTGAGAACCGCCTGCGCTTCGTGCTGGAAGTGACCGATGCGGTGTCACGCGCTATCGGCTCAGAGAAAACGGGGATCCGGCTGGCCCCCTTCGGACGCCTCTTCGATATGCACGCCTTTGAGGGTGAAGAAGAAACATGGCTACAGCTGGCAAACAAACTCGGTGAACGTGCGCTCGCGTATGTGCATCTCAGCGATCAGAAAACGCTCGGCCAACAGGCTATTCCTGACGGGTTCGTCGAGAAATTCCGGGCAGCCTATGACGGCACGCTGGTTATCGCAGGCGGCTTCGATAAGCAAAGCGCCGAAGCCTACCTGCAAGAAGGAAAAGCTGACCTGATTGCGTTTGGTCGGCCGTACATTGCCAACCCCGATCTCGCCGAGCGTATGGCACACGACTGGCCGTTGAATGACGTCAATCGGGCCACCATGTATGGCGGCACTGAGGAAGGGTATACCGATTATCCGTTCTATTCTGACGCCGCCGACAACAAAAAGTAA
- a CDS encoding LysR substrate-binding domain-containing protein, with the protein MRTTDHLGGINAFVTTAQQGSFTAAAERLGLTKSAVGKSVGRLEERLGLKLFQRSTRRLSLTPDGERFLISCQSAMDILEQAEAELTSHICQPAGRLRVDLPAAFGRQRILPVLLNITRSYPELALTVTFSERFVDPIEDGIDLVIRIGELADSSGLVARRLTTQKLVICAAPDYLLHRGEPISVDELSQHHCVVGFRRNQPITWLLKDDNGQTTRYTPPVTHEFADGDAMLAATLAGCGLSQLPRWLVGQYLERGELKEVLARHAGGEMPISALWPKSRQLLPKIRHVVDTLIKAAEDGQLD; encoded by the coding sequence ATGCGTACAACCGATCATCTGGGCGGTATCAACGCCTTTGTTACCACAGCACAGCAGGGCAGCTTTACCGCTGCGGCCGAGCGGCTGGGCCTGACAAAATCTGCGGTGGGGAAGAGTGTCGGCCGTCTTGAGGAGCGGCTCGGGTTAAAGCTGTTTCAGCGATCTACGCGTCGTCTCAGCCTCACGCCGGACGGCGAACGCTTTCTGATCAGCTGCCAGAGCGCCATGGATATTCTTGAGCAGGCAGAAGCCGAGCTGACGTCTCACATCTGCCAGCCTGCGGGGCGGCTCAGGGTGGATTTGCCTGCGGCATTCGGCAGGCAGCGCATTCTTCCGGTTCTGCTGAACATCACCCGCAGCTACCCTGAATTGGCGTTAACCGTGACCTTCAGCGAACGGTTTGTTGACCCAATTGAAGACGGGATTGATCTTGTCATCCGCATCGGTGAACTGGCTGACAGCAGTGGTCTGGTGGCGAGGCGGCTGACAACCCAGAAGCTGGTTATTTGCGCTGCACCGGACTACCTGCTTCATCGCGGTGAACCGATATCGGTGGATGAATTGAGTCAACATCACTGTGTGGTGGGGTTTCGCCGGAATCAGCCTATCACCTGGCTTCTGAAGGACGATAACGGACAGACGACGCGTTATACGCCACCGGTAACGCATGAGTTTGCTGACGGTGACGCGATGCTGGCCGCCACGCTCGCCGGATGTGGCCTGTCTCAACTGCCACGGTGGCTGGTCGGTCAATATCTTGAACGTGGCGAGTTGAAAGAGGTGCTTGCCCGCCACGCTGGTGGTGAAATGCCGATCAGCGCGCTATGGCCTAAAAGCCGCCAACTGCTACCCAAGATACGTCACGTGGTGGATACGCTGATTAAGGCGGCAGAAGACGGCCAGTTGGACTGA
- a CDS encoding EthD family reductase, with translation MAAVTGFKHVGFITRKQGQSFDEFVKHWNEVHTEIALRLPGLKGYVLNPIDREKYPDSPVDGFSELWFDSIEDAMTAFNSPTGKAAFEDVPNFADHVAVTYITEIRKR, from the coding sequence ATGGCAGCAGTAACAGGTTTTAAACACGTGGGTTTTATTACTCGTAAGCAGGGTCAGAGCTTTGACGAGTTTGTGAAACACTGGAATGAGGTGCATACCGAAATCGCCCTGCGCCTGCCGGGCTTAAAGGGATACGTCCTGAACCCTATCGATCGGGAAAAGTACCCAGACTCGCCGGTGGATGGCTTCTCTGAACTGTGGTTTGACTCCATCGAAGACGCGATGACAGCCTTCAACTCGCCAACGGGTAAAGCAGCGTTTGAGGATGTTCCCAATTTTGCTGACCACGTTGCCGTCACGTACATCACGGAAATAAGAAAGCGCTGA
- a CDS encoding nitrogen fixation protein NifQ, translating to MAQAQRWLRRLLDRYETGAACFAHHMGLSLPEWQRLLDGLAMVPPACGLEREQRYTLLSELQSHRAEEREQLADWLFEHMSGDAAPMHRIIASTSLGFNHLWQDLGLDSRDELRELMTDCFPALVAMNVNNMRWKKFFYRQRCLHSEGELICRSPSCDDCCEWAHCFAPEV from the coding sequence ATGGCACAGGCGCAACGCTGGCTACGGCGCTTATTGGATCGATATGAGACGGGAGCGGCCTGTTTTGCACACCACATGGGATTGTCGCTGCCGGAATGGCAGCGTCTTCTTGATGGTCTGGCGATGGTACCGCCAGCCTGTGGGCTCGAACGTGAGCAGCGCTATACGCTGTTAAGCGAATTGCAGTCGCATCGCGCAGAAGAGCGGGAGCAACTGGCAGACTGGCTGTTTGAGCATATGTCCGGTGATGCGGCCCCTATGCACCGAATTATCGCCAGCACGTCGCTGGGGTTTAATCATCTGTGGCAGGATTTAGGGTTAGATTCGCGCGATGAACTGCGTGAGTTGATGACCGACTGTTTCCCCGCGTTAGTGGCGATGAACGTCAATAACATGCGTTGGAAGAAATTCTTTTACCGCCAGCGTTGTCTGCACAGTGAAGGGGAACTGATCTGCCGTTCCCCGAGCTGTGATGACTGCTGTGAATGGGCGCATTGCTTTGCGCCCGAGGTGTGA
- the nifB gene encoding nitrogenase cofactor biosynthesis protein NifB: MASCSSASGTTGCRSAPTDGITPLQASKAAHHPCYSVSGHHRFARMHLAVAPACNVQCNYCNRKYDCSNESRPGVVSTLLTPEQAVAQARQVAAAIPQLSVVGIAGPGDPLANMKRTFSTLRLLREQMPDVKLCLSTNGLMLPEAVAPLLDIGVDHVTVTLNTLDPAVAARIYAWLWLEGERYTGLEAGRILLAKQEEGIRRLTERGVLVKINSVLIPDINEASMLAVSEKARHWGAFLHNIMPLIARPEHGTVFGLEGQREPDADCMTRVRAECGQVMPQMSHCQQCRADAIGMLGEDRSQQFPLSALPEKPQPYLPLLHQRAQLHASIASQGESEEPEACLVAVASSHGEVIDQHFGHAERFQIYSLSLAGVVLVNERFTPKYCHGEGACPPEENAERLSALLALLADVDAVFCARIGFGPWNQLEQQGIQPCVEGAWQNVTDVLAAWWQQRQGEHRNQHKDKGAA, from the coding sequence ATGGCATCTTGTTCCTCTGCATCCGGCACCACAGGCTGTCGGTCAGCCCCGACTGATGGGATTACCCCGTTGCAGGCCAGTAAAGCGGCACACCATCCTTGCTATTCGGTGAGCGGTCATCACCGCTTTGCCCGCATGCATCTCGCGGTCGCCCCTGCCTGTAATGTGCAATGTAATTACTGCAACCGTAAATACGATTGCAGTAATGAATCGCGTCCCGGCGTGGTATCGACACTGTTAACGCCGGAACAGGCCGTGGCGCAAGCGCGACAGGTTGCCGCCGCTATTCCCCAGCTTTCCGTCGTGGGGATCGCCGGGCCCGGCGATCCGCTGGCAAATATGAAGCGAACTTTTAGCACATTGCGGTTGCTGCGTGAGCAAATGCCGGACGTGAAGCTATGCCTTTCCACCAATGGGCTGATGTTGCCGGAGGCTGTGGCTCCGTTGCTGGATATTGGCGTGGACCACGTTACGGTGACCTTGAACACGTTAGACCCGGCGGTAGCCGCGCGTATTTATGCCTGGCTATGGCTGGAGGGAGAGCGCTACACCGGGTTGGAGGCGGGTAGAATCCTGCTCGCCAAGCAGGAAGAGGGCATTCGCCGCCTGACGGAGCGTGGCGTGTTGGTCAAGATCAATTCCGTTCTGATCCCCGATATTAACGAGGCCTCGATGCTGGCGGTGAGCGAGAAAGCACGCCACTGGGGCGCGTTTCTACACAATATTATGCCGCTTATCGCCCGGCCAGAACACGGCACGGTATTTGGCCTTGAAGGGCAAAGGGAACCTGATGCCGATTGCATGACGCGCGTGCGCGCAGAGTGCGGTCAGGTGATGCCGCAAATGTCGCATTGCCAACAATGCCGCGCGGACGCTATCGGCATGTTAGGGGAAGATCGCAGCCAGCAGTTTCCCCTCTCGGCGCTGCCGGAAAAGCCACAGCCGTATTTGCCTCTGCTGCATCAGCGGGCTCAATTGCATGCCAGCATCGCGTCACAGGGCGAATCTGAGGAACCGGAAGCCTGTTTGGTTGCCGTGGCGTCTTCACACGGTGAGGTTATTGACCAGCACTTCGGCCATGCCGAGCGCTTCCAGATCTACAGCCTGTCATTGGCCGGCGTGGTACTGGTGAACGAACGTTTTACGCCCAAATATTGCCACGGTGAAGGAGCCTGTCCTCCTGAAGAGAATGCTGAGCGACTGAGTGCGCTGTTGGCGCTGCTGGCCGATGTTGATGCGGTATTTTGTGCCCGCATTGGTTTCGGGCCCTGGAATCAGTTGGAGCAGCAAGGGATTCAACCCTGTGTTGAAGGTGCCTGGCAAAATGTCACAGACGTACTGGCAGCCTGGTGGCAACAGCGACAGGGCGAACACCGGAATCAGCACAAGGATAAGGGAGCGGCCTGA